DNA from Alphaproteobacteria bacterium SS10:
CATGATTTCATCATTGACCGACGCAGCCGCAATCAGGCCGTTGACCGGCATATGAGCACGACCGGCGGTTAGGCCAGTCACTAGCCCCGATTAGCTGTCATCATCCGGCTGGAAGACGATCGTATGGGCGAACTCATCACCATCTGAGATCGTGATCTGATCAAAGCCGAGCAGGTTCAACACATCGAGGAAGGTGAAGATGTCGGCCACCGCCATCTCTTGCAGCATGGGCGTTGAGCGTGCCGCCGCCGTCATCATCGCCAGCATGGCCCGAACCCGGTAGATCGTGGAAAGGAACCCATCCTCTAACCCCACAATGATCAGCTTCTCTGCCTCTGCGCCCTTGGCAAAGATGGCGAGGCGCGGCTGGCCTTCCTTTAGCAGCTGGGTCGCCAAGACCGTGGTGAAACCAATCCGCCGCTCACGGGAGCTGTCGGGCATGACGCGGGAGCGCGGCTTATACGCCTCAACCTCATCAGGCTCCGGGTAGTAATAGCCCGCATGGCGCGCATCATCGGCCTCAATGTCGTCATCCGCCTGGGCCATAACCGGCATGGCCAACAGCAGGAAGAGCGCAGCAAGCAGGCAGGCAAAACGCGACATCGGGGTATCCTTGTTAAAAAAGGTTAGCAGGCTTGAACCGCCATAACTTGGCGCCACAGGCCGTAAGGCATTACATTGCTTATAGATATCACCGACAAAGTCACGGGGCGATTTGCCCAAAGACAGGTCGAATTAGGGCGAAAAGCCATGGCGCCGGACGATATGGGCCAACCAACCAGCCAAACCACCTCCAAGGCGGGCAGCTCTGCCGGCACGCCGGCGATTGCGCTCTATTGCAGCCAGGATGAGGCGGCACAGGAAGCGGCAACCCTGATCCGGCCACAAATCCCGCATGAGGTGCCGGTGGCCGAGGCTGACATCGTTATTGCCCTTGGCGGCGATGGCACGATGCTGGAGGTTCTGCACGCCACCATGGGCCAGGGCATTCCCGTCTTTGGCATGAACCGGGGCACGGTTGGCTTCCTCCTCAATGATTACCACCCTGAAGGGTTGATGGCCCGAATTGAGGCGGCACAGCAAATCACCCTCCACCCGCTACGGATGGTCGCGAAAACCGAGACCGGCGCGGTTGAGCATGCCTATGCGATTAACGAGGTCTCCCTCCTCCGTGAGACACGGCAGGCGGCAAAACTCCGTATCGCGGTTGATGGCATCACCCGGATGGATGAGTTGGTTTGTGATGGCGCGCTGGTCGCCACACCGGCGGGCAGCACGGCCTATAACCTCTCCGCCCAGGGCCCGATCCTACCCTTGGAGTCAGAGCTGCTGACCCTCACCCCGCTTAGCCCGTTCAGGCCGCGGCGGTGGCGCGGTGCCCTCCTACCCCATACGGCGCAGATCAATATTGAGGTGCTGGAACCCAGCAAACGCCCGGTAAGTGCCGTGGCGGACAGCACGGAAATCCGGGATATCGTGTCGGTTGAGATTACCGAAGATCACGAAACCCAGCTGAACCTCCTCTTCGATCCGGATCAGAATTTGAGTGAGCGGATCTTAAAAGAGCAGTTCGCCATCTCTTAACCCCCAAGAACCATGCTAATCGCAGCGGAACGCACTAGCGCGGCCCGGCTGACGATGCTATCAGCGGGGCCGAGTGGCCGCGTGGCGAAATTGGTAGACGCAAGCGACTTAAAATCGCTCGAGCTTTGCTCGTGCCGGTTCAAGTCCGGCCGCGGCCACCATCTTTTCTTATCCCCCTTGATTTCGGCGTTGGGTGAGGATAGATAACTGCCTCCACCGCATGGCAACGCCATCCGGCTGGCCTAGG
Protein-coding regions in this window:
- a CDS encoding NAD kinase yields the protein MGQPTSQTTSKAGSSAGTPAIALYCSQDEAAQEAATLIRPQIPHEVPVAEADIVIALGGDGTMLEVLHATMGQGIPVFGMNRGTVGFLLNDYHPEGLMARIEAAQQITLHPLRMVAKTETGAVEHAYAINEVSLLRETRQAAKLRIAVDGITRMDELVCDGALVATPAGSTAYNLSAQGPILPLESELLTLTPLSPFRPRRWRGALLPHTAQINIEVLEPSKRPVSAVADSTEIRDIVSVEITEDHETQLNLLFDPDQNLSERILKEQFAIS
- a CDS encoding molybdopterin-guanine dinucleotide biosynthesis protein A, whose product is MSRFACLLAALFLLLAMPVMAQADDDIEADDARHAGYYYPEPDEVEAYKPRSRVMPDSSRERRIGFTTVLATQLLKEGQPRLAIFAKGAEAEKLIIVGLEDGFLSTIYRVRAMLAMMTAAARSTPMLQEMAVADIFTFLDVLNLLGFDQITISDGDEFAHTIVFQPDDDS